A single region of the Triticum dicoccoides isolate Atlit2015 ecotype Zavitan chromosome 2B, WEW_v2.0, whole genome shotgun sequence genome encodes:
- the LOC119360346 gene encoding uncharacterized protein LOC119360346 — protein MAYKLPLAGVRTSNFERRELPSNSYLDLGGPYGKFVPFVIAGEGGFGEHKQLNWTNLFLLNKLGSDIDSDHVEVINQIKVERDVEKVKELIKLLPREISEQLEGHETHEQVEILRYLSRNMDQRMSYLSTEIRRLRSDLGEVMKGIGEIRGALDRMERQNPCYRP, from the coding sequence ATGGCTTATAAGCTTCCACTGGCAGGAGTTAGGACTTCCAATTTCGAGCGTAGAGAGCTTCCATCAAACAGCTACCTGGATCTGGGTGGGCCTTATGGAAAATTTGTGCCTTTCGTAATCGCGGGAGAAGGGGGCTTTGGGGAGCATAAGCAGCTCAACTGGACAAACTTGTTTTTACTAAACAAGCTTGGCAGTGACATAGACAGCGATCATGTAGAGGTGATCAATCAGATCAAAGTAGAGAGAGATGTTGAAAAGGTAAAAGAGTTGATAAAGCTACTGCCTCGTGAAATTTCTGAGCAATTGGAAGGCCACGAGACCCATGAGCAGGTTGAAATCCTGAGATATCTGAGCAGGAACATGGATCAGAGGATGTCCTATCTCAGCACAGAGATCCGGCGTCTAAGGAGTGACCTGGGAGAGGTGATGAAAGGTATCGGAGAGATACGCGGAGCATTGGATAGGATGGAGCGACAAAATCCTTGCTACCGTCCATGA